The stretch of DNA AGAGGAGCAGCTTTGTGAGGTGGGGGCTGAGCACTGTACATAACCGTGACTTAAGGGGGAAGAGGCCGCAGAACCCATGCATCATCTCTCAGGATGCTCAAGCAGCATCCTGGTGCTACCTGTGGCTTTTCCAGGGTTCCCTACCCAGCCTGGGCTTGGCAGATCTTGGGAGGTCTGCAGGGGAAGGGAAGCATCTATACATTGCCTACCAGAAGCTCTGCTTTCTTGTTAGGCAGCAGCAATAATTAACCGGTGGCCGCTGAGGCTTTGAATTTAAGCAAAACACCTGGAGAACAGtgctggtttgtttggttgggatGTGCTCTTGCAGGGTGTCGGTCCTTTTTGTGGCTGGGGagaaaatgagctttttatTGACAAGCCACATCCACCATTTATCTCAGGCTTGGCTTTTAGGTCTGTGAGAATAGGCTTGTTGAGTGCCTGTGAGGGGATGAGCTGGCTGGGTGagtattttgggggtttgtcCCTGCGCCCCTTGCCTTGGGGAGAAGATGCAGGCAGGCGGCAagggtgctgtgcagggggGTTTGTCTCTGCATCCTTTTCCCTAGCAAGGAAACCCTTAAATACAGCTTCACACAAGGGAAGGCATGCTCAAAACTGGCTTGTCCGAGCTGATGGCTAATGCCATCGTAAGATCCATGTGAATTGCATCTGAGGCTCCTAACTTCTTGTAGTGGCATGGAAACAGGGTAAAGCCCCACCAGCTTGGCTGATTTTTTGGGAATAACACAGATCTTAACATCAGGCCGGGATGTTGGGTGCTGTGGggttctttaaaaaacaggttaaattaaaaaaaaaaaaaaaaaaaaagaagcttttttttaaggataagTTGCCTGCCTAAGCACCTGCTTAGTGTTTGCTAACTGTGTTCAACTGTTGGGGAAAACCACCTGATACTTGGGCTAATCCAGAGCCCTTTGGTGGGCTGGTCCCTGGGCTCCTGCCCCACCTTGGCTGGCCTGTGATGGTGGCTCCATTGCATCTCTTCTCGGTGCAGCCACCAGCTATATTTGGGAGAGTTTTCAGGCAAGATCATTTTATCTTGTTTCCTGGGACAGGGTTTTGCTTCCCTACCCAACCCATTTTGTGTCCCAGCTTGGGCACTGGGAGGGTGTAAGCCCTCCCACTCCTGTCAGATGCAGCAATACCAGTAAATAGCTGCTCCCAGATGGATAAGCAgtgcttccctcttcccttgccTTTTTAGAGCGGTTCCCATGGTTGCCCGGAGCACCCATTTTGGGTAATTTTGGTGCTTTTCTAGAAGATGCTTGCTTTTGCCTGCCCAGCCAAGCAGGGGAAAGCAACTGTAATGTGATTTCCTCTCTCCATTCATTTTGTGGTTTGAAAGACCATTTCCAAATCTGCCTGGTGTCTTTTATGTCTATTATTTGCTGGTGTGgtttgttggggaaaaaaaaaaaacacggGGGGGATCTACGGTGAAGGTGGGTGACTGCAGCAGGGGTAAAGGATGGAGGAAATACAGCATCTGCCCgtgcctgcctgcaggctggggggtgAGTCTCCACCCCCCAGCATGGGGATGCTGGAGCAAACCCAGAGGAATTGGTAGAGCTTGTTGGGCTGTGCcaactgcttttgaaaagatgCACCAATTCTgagcaaaataaggaaaaaaagcatcctgGCTGAATGCCCCCCTCCTGCTTGCTGGCTGAGCTCTCCAAAGCCACGAGCGCCtgctctgaaatacttgaaacctccctatttttttttcttttcttttttctttatttttgccctGACAGTGTTCATGTGAAAGAAACACATAAGGGGACTTGGAGAAATGGCACTAGTCTGAaacagctgggatttttttccccttctcttatGTGTAAAAGAAGCCAGGCTGCCTAATGGTGCAGAAAATACACGGTAGAGCAACAAGTTCTCTgtggagcagggaaggaagatggggaggaggggaaaattTATGCTGGGGCACGGGTGTCTCAAAATAGCACATTTTCCGGAGGCTTTTCCCCCCCTTGAAGCatttgcagctgctgggggcaTCGCATTCCCTGGGACTGCAGTAAGGGGCTGATCCTGTCCTGCTtgcaaggcagcagaagcagctgcaaaggCATTTGTAGGACTGGGTTAAAGCTACCCCGGGTTTCCCAGCGCTGTGCATTGCCACCGAGCAGGTACTGTCTCCCTTTGGATGCTGCCAGGGTTTTTCCCCATGTAGCATCAGTACAAAGGAGATTTTATTTGGGACCATTTTGGTAGGGGTGGGcagagttttgggttttttccaggcTACCCCCTTGCCATCTCTTGCTTCATTTGGTTACCAGGATCCGGCCCTGGCTGGCGCAAACAGTCGGCGCATTGTCCTGGACCGGTCAAGTGTGGCAGGATGCTCCTGGCCACCGCCAGTTCCCCCGCCCTGGGCTGGCCCTTTTGCTTTCATCCTTGTATAGGGATGAGCTCCTTGGGGATGGGGGAGTCTGCTTTTGGGGTCCCCACCTGCCCTAGGGGAGAGGGTGCTCCTGCAGTGTGGGAATAACCGGCTGCTTTAAAGGCAGCTCTCAGATTTGCTCGTTAATAGCTGGAGGAAATCTCTCATCCCGCTGCCTCAAGGCTCCTGATGCCTCCCGTGCGATCAAGTGGCTTTGCCAGGACTGCAGGATTATTTATTGCTGCGTGGGGGAcacctttctgctttgctgctgaccACAACTTCTGAGGCTGCAAAATCACGAGGGCACTTCACAATTACCCTGTGGCTCCtcctttgcttgcatgtgcatcaacacatgtgtgtgcatgcacacgcATGCACAGCCTGGACCTGGGAGCAACCTCCCTGAGCTTTGCTCACTGCTCCAAGCACACTGGGCAGCTCCTAAATTACTAAATATTTAGTAATATTTACTTGCTGTTCAAGCATTTTTTGTGTGGGGAAGGACCCTGGAGCGAGTTACAGGTGCTGGGAAAGTGGAGGATGAGTCCAAGAGCTGTGCCACTGTGTCCTTCCTCAGTGCCATCTGCTGACTCAGCAGGTTTTAGGGGCCAGATCCAGCATTTTGCCTTCCCCCTGACCTTGTCAGCCCCACTTTTGGCTGCTCTGGGTCCAGACCCTCCCTGACGGAGAGCGCCGcgtggcaggcaggcagagaggaagaaagccCTTTGCAGCATCGGGAGGGAAAGGGCTGGCTTAGCGCTTCTTCCCAAACGGGCCTCTCCTCACCGGCTGTTGGCGGGGGggtgccctgctcctgcccaggattttcccttcccaaaccaggagcagctgaaaaaaaaaattcctcctccctctccctccctccttgtTTTTCCCCACGGTCGCTGCCGCCTCGCCCCGGCACAGCCGCCCGCGGATTATGGGTACAACCGCCAGTGCGGCACAGCAGGCAGTCTCGGCATCTCCCCTGGAGAGCAGGGTGCCGGGTGACGGCAGCATGGAGGACCAGCGCTCCCTCAGCATCCACTCCTTCCAGACCCTGGGGCTCCACAACAGCAAGGCCAAGTCCATCATCACCAACAAGGTGGCACCCGTGGTCATCACGTAAGTCCTTGGTGGCCTCTTGCAGCTCCagacctttatttttctgaactcttttccctaaataatgcttttttatCTAATCTGTACCTATGCcgttaatttttcttctgccaacCCGCATGTGGCTTTTACAGGTACAACTGCAGGGAGGAGTTTCAGATCCATGATGACCTGCTGAAGGCCAACTACACGGTGGGACGCATTTCTGAGACCATGCTGGAACACTACCTTGTGCAGGTCAGCATCACCGCCACCCCATGCCGAACCCATTTCAGCCTGGGGTTTGGAGACCTCAGAGTTTTTTGCGGCTAATTTTGAAGATCACCAAGAAAAGTCatcttttcttcccagctgcGTTCAAGCCGGCTTGCTCAAATCCACTTATTCCCCATCTCCTCTCTGCCCATCTTGTTTtgcagggaaaatatttcatggTCAGGGATGTATATGGCAAATTAGACGTCTTGAACACTACCGGCAGCTGCGGCGCTCCCAATTTCCGACAAGCCAAAGGAGGTTACGCCGTGTTCGGCATGGGGCAACCCAGCCTCAACGGCTTCAAGCTGgtgctgcagaagctgcagagagggGGCCACAAGGTTGGTGGGAGGGTGGAAACTGGGGTGGAAAAAGGCAGGAGAACCTTTGGGCAACCTCTCCCCCTCTTTGCAGGAGTGCATCTTCTTCTGTGTGCGCGAGGAGCCCGTGGTCTTCCTGCAGTTGGAGGGGGACTTTGTGTCCTACACCCCCCGGGGCAAGGAGAATCTGCATGAGAACCTCCAGTGTCTGCAGCGTGGGCTGCGGGCAGAGAGCCTGGAGCTGGCCATCCGCAAGGAGGTGAGGTGGGATGGGAGGGGGTCATGACCACAGCAGTAATGGGGTGCATGCATCCCCGGCTGAAAGATAAGTGGAGGGGTTGCTGAGGTGGTGGGAGTCCTGTGGGTTTTGACGGAGGTCCACATCTCTGCTAGATCCATGACTTCGCGCAGCTGAGTGAGAGCGTCTACTATGTCTACAACGACATTGAGTGCTTGCGGGACGAGCCCCACACCGTGCGGGTGCAGTGTGAGGAGGACATCCAGGTGATGGAGGAGGTCTACCGCAGACCCatcttcctcctgccctcctaCAGGtgctgcccttcctcctcctcttcctcctcctcatgtGTAGttggtggttttgcttttgcaagcTGGGCTCTTAATACCCTCTTAAGCCACATGTCCTCCACTGCGGTAGGGACGACCCCCCGCGGTGGCCCCTTCCCCCTAACAAGGGCTGTCCCCGTGCCCGGCAGGTACCAccggctgcccctgcccgctgAGGGAGCCCCTTTGGAGGAGCAGTTCGACGCTTTCATCCACTTCCTCAGGGTGAGCCAAGGAAAAGCGCCTGGTCCACGGGGCCGTGTTGGGTTGCGATTTGCTCGTGTGCCTGAGCAAGCACGCCATGTCTGGGAGCATGACTCCCTGAGAGcatcttctggttttggctttACACTGCCTATTAGAGGGTGCCTGTGTCTGTGGTGGCATCCCATTCCCATTGCTGTAGACCCTGCTGGAGAGGTCTGTGTTGTCCAGCTGCTTGTCCGTACCCCTGACTGGAGGTGGCCatccctctccacttcccagcATCCCTACGCAGGTGGCTCTTCCCTGAATGGATTTGGGAGAAATTAGCTGGATTTGTTACAAAGGCTTTTGATGGTGGggcttctcttttttatttcagcctgGGAGATGAAATCTCAGTGGCTTGGGGACTGATGGTGGGAAGCTCTAGTGGAGTGGACAAGCCAACATCTGCCAGTGGCTGGAgagggcacagggcaggggaaTGCAGTGGGTGGACTGCCCATTGTGCTGTCCTTGTCCATCCACACTGTCCCCTGAGCAAAGGGGAGGTGCCACCCACCCCTCCGTGCTTGGGCAGGGCCATCACCTCCACCCTGGCTATTGCAGTGGCAGATGTGGCTCTCTTGGATGTCTCTGTGGTCCTcatccctctgtccctccctcCTAGGAGAGCCCCAGCCTACTGCTGCGGGACCCTGGCAGACCCCCACCAGCGCTGCTCTTTGGCTGCCAGACTGGCGTGGGCAGGACCAACCTGGCCATGGCCATGGGCACACTTGTCCTCCACCACCACCGAGGAGCTTCCCAGAAGCCCGAGTAAgaggggcagcccctggggctggggtgggtgggatgcCCGTGCCCCTGGGGCTGGTTTGATCTCTTTCTTCTCCTACTCCAGCCTCCCCCACCCACCTAAAACATCTCCCAGGGACAGGCTTCGGGTCATCCAGACCTTCATCGATATGGTCCCCAAAGGCCAGCAGATAGTCGAGGAGGTAAGGGGGTGCCGTCAAAACCCCTGGCagagtgggtgggtgggggtgaggTCGGTGTGTCCCCCCAGTTTGGGGCTCGCTGAGTGGCTTTCTGCTTGCTCCTCACAAGGTGGATGGTGCCATCGTCTCCTGCTCGGAGATGCATGACATGAAGGAAGCCATCTATGAGTACAAGAAGAAGTTGGAAGGGATTGGAGAGGACTATCAGATCCAGGTACGTTAATTAGAGGATTGCTCAGATGCAAGCCACCTGTATGGGGTAATTTATCAAGCTCTTCTTGCGTGGGGATGAGAAGAATGTAAATTCTGGAAATCTGAAGCTTCCTGTGAGCTGGAATTTTCCCAGCAACATGAAACCTGAAAGGTTGTGgagcttctcttttttttttttctccccccagttttttaaaagccataaaACAGAGTAGGCTGGGATTTGGGGGAAAGCTGGCTGTTTTGGgcttcactgctgcttctggtAGATGACCTCAGGGGCAAATAATATCCCATGCCCTGGTTTTGTCAGCTCTAGAATTGGAAAATTGATACCAGCCTGGCTGGTAAAAGTCctcaggagctgggagggattGTTGCTTAGAGGCTTTCCTGCAAATATAGTCAATAAAGGTGAAGCTTTTCTATCTGTAGattttccctccccctttgTTTTGGAAAGTCATCAAGCGTGGTTTTCGGTGCTGGAAAGCTGTGATCTCCCCTGTCCAACGGGGTCCCTCACCCAGGCGAGGGAGGGAGGATGCTTAGATGGAAGTGCTGCCCCATCTCAACCTCTTTGGAGAGtaattttcccatttaaatGCTGAATGTGGAGTGGaagtgctggggctggctgtaAAGGGCAATCTAAAAACAGGTGCTGTGCAGCCAAAGCAAATAGTCTGGAGCAGAAAAACAGCACGAAAATAATTAAGtgatgggaaaagaaagcatttaactGTCACTTTTTTGGTGTTCAGTGGCAAACCACAAATTTTATCCCCCAGGTCTCCTTTTAGGGTGGATTTGGGTATTTTTGGTGCTGCTTGTGTGATGGTAGGTGCTCTCTTGTATAGTGAGGGAAGCTTAGGCATGGGGCAGGGGATTTTCCTGCTGCCTTGAAGCTTTGCCCCCAACTTTTTCCCATGGGGGAAAGGCTGCTCTATGTCATCGTCAACACCGGGGAAACAAATTGCTGGGGGACCGCCATAAATTAGCTATGAGGAGTGTTTATTTGAAGTCTGTGTGGAGTGAGAGCAGGTTTAAACAATGGCAAAGAGCCAGGAAaatgtgctggggtgggggggaggatgaggagggtAGAGGGGCTGATGCTCAGCCATCAAAAAACCAGCCTGAGCTTGGTAGGGCTGGAGGGACTGCAGGTGGTATCGGGGAACTTTGCTGGGTGAGCTGTGGAGCCCTGCTTGATtttgggaagaggaaaggcttTTCTGGGCACGGATGAATGATGTCACCCTGGACTGTgggtttctgctctgtgttgGGAGGCAAAAGCGGAGATCTAAGTCCTCAGGCGATGGTGATGCAGGGGTAGGTGCATCTGGGTGTGGGATGCTGAGCCACTGCTGGACCCCCACAGTACCCAGCTCTCCATGGCTGAAATGCAAGAGGatcatcttccttttcatcAAAAGCCTATTTGAGGGGAATATTAACAGATTTGCTTTGGGTGAGAGCACAGGGCTGGTTTTTATTGCAAGAACCTGAGTGCCTGGGGAGAagcactgctctgctgtcaaacccagcactgctccaTCCTTACAGGTGTTGTTTTGAGTTTCCTGAGCAaagcctgctgccctgcctcttGATAAATGACAGCAGGCTGGATTTCTCTTGTGGAGAACAAGTAAATATTCATGAGTCAGCCATGTAATGTCAGATGCGCAAACCTTGCTTACGAAGCCAATCCTTGTACATACACAGCTCTGTCTTAGAGGATTTTCCATTATACCTGGGGGAGGGGGTTCTGATGGGCTCTCCAGGGATGCTCGTGGATCCCATACTGGGTAATCATTTGCTAGTGCCAGTGTTGCAGGTTAATTTGTTGGATGGGATGCTCAGATGTACAAACCCCTGCCCTGAGGCAGCATGGGGGTGGTTGCTGAGTTATGGAAAATCCTGAGAGTTTGAGCTTGCGTCACCTTGAGGAGATAGCTGTGCTGGGGCGTGCACCTGGTTTGGGGAGGTAATGATGAAGATGAGAACTTGCTTGAAGCCAGCTACATAGGCAGCAAGATGCTTCTGCACATTATCTGGAGTGCAGGGCTGGAAGGTGATGTCTCTGGCAGGCTCCCCACATCCCTACCTATggcactgctggcacagcaACCTCtctccccagggatgctgccacCTGAGCATCTTGACCGAAGGCTACAGaggtggctggggtgggagcaggacCTTGTATTAACCAACCCCCTCCCCTTGGGTCTGAGTCTCCCTTTAGCATCTAGACAGCGTATCTCCCTAGGACAGCAATGCCCCTTGGGTCTGGTTGGAACCACTCCCGGTGTGTCCTTGGGCTAAAGGCAAGGGGTTTTTTGAGCTGAAATGTGAATTTATGTCTTTAAGCATCATTTAATATGGAAAACTTGAAATGtttcatgaggaaaaaaaaaaagtatcaaaaaaCTATGTTCCAAATTGGGTTTTGTAGTTTCCCTGGCCCTGGTCTCACTGAGAAGTGGTTTCTTTCCAAACAAATAGCTTAGTGAAATTAGCATGAGCACACAAAAAACCTGAATGGCTTAAATGGCATTTCTGCCCCTCGTCCCCCCTCAAAATTGCTCCACGAAAAAATGCCTCTGGCCTGTTCGCTGCTTGCTTGTCTCTCTTCTAAGCCAGCTGCGGACAAGTGTGTGTAGGGCTTTCCCCAGCCTCCTGGTCTGCTTGGGGCTGCAGGACTGGTTGGCACTGGGCACCACAAATCCCAcctgcctttgctttcaggGGAGCAGCACCAAAGAGTATTTCCTTCAGAGGACTTTGCAGAGCCTCGAGCGCTATTTCTACTTGATTGCTTTCAACTACTACCTTCATGAGCAggtaaaaaaacaaccaaccagcCCCCCAACCCAAAAAGccctcctttgctttttttttggctttcctatgtggtgggagggaaggggtcTTTACCTCTGAGTTTCCCAAGCAAATGCAGGTTTTTTCAGTGGGGTCGTGGGTTGCATTGAGCAGGGGGTGTGAGCCCAGGCTGACGGCACATccctccccggccccccgccgGCAGTACCCCCTGGGCTTTGCCCTCAGCTtcagcaggtggatgtgccgGCACCCCGAGCTCTACCGACTGCAGGCAGAGATGAACTTGTCGGAGCTCACAGTCACCGGTGACCTCATCACCAGGGGCACGCGAGTGCTGGTGAGTACCCACCCTGGATGTAGGGATGGGGCTGATGGCTCTTCACTGTCCCTTGGGAACGGCACCTTCCTGGGATGCTTGCCCTCAAAAAGGTTTGGTGGGGTGGGAGAAGCAAGAGGTTTCCCTGTTGTAGGGCAGGTGTTGAGTCTTGGGGTCTCCAGGTCTGCGTTGATGTCTCGGGTCTGTGTCATGCTGGCACCCTTGGCAAGGTTGGGCATATGGCCAGAGACCCCTTGTGCGCATGGATGTGTTTGGCCCTGCAGACCCAGGGTACTGGGATGCTGGAGCACCCCATGCTGTGAGCCTAAGATGCTAGCCTAGTTGCAGCTTCATGTTTCTTGGTGGTccttggctgtggtggggtgaaGGAGGCCAGAGCTGTTGgtggtttgctgctgctttggtaTAGTCTTGCTGCAAGAAGAGCATCTCCTACCTTTGAAATATGTGATCCGGCTTTGAGCCCTGGCTTGCTGGTGTTGGAAGGGTTTGGGGACTCACCTGAGCAGGGACCATGGGTGAGAGGTGGTGGTGTGCTGGGAACCCCCATGCAAACCCATAAGTGGGAGGGGGCACATTCAATGCTGGAGGTGCACCCCTTGTCCAGGCTCTGCTCCGCTGCAGGTGGCAGATGAGCGCTTCTGCCCAGACGTGCTGAGCACTGCCAAGGAGATGAGCGTGGCCAACTTCCGACGGGTGCCCAAGATGCCCGTCTACGGGACTGCGCAGCCCAGCTCCAAGGTGAGGGGCATGCATCCCATGGCATGCAGGTTCAGCTGCAACAGGGTCCCAGCCCTCCCATCACTGTTGCCTACTCCTTTCCCTAGACCCTGGGGAGCGTCCTGCGGTACCTGACGGATGCCAAGAGGAAGCACTCCCACATCGTCTGGATCAACCTCCGGGAAGAAGCAGTCCTGGAGGGGAATGAGCAGGTCTATACGCTGCGGGAGCCTGGGCACCTTGAGGAGCTGatccctgtgcctgctgcctcgccccagcagctggaggtgagctcctgcctgctgcggAGATGCTGGGTGCAGCAGGGGTTCCTGCCTGTCCATGAAGGTCTGATCTCCCCTTCCCAGGAGCCCTTGTGGGCAATGTCTGCAGGCTTTGATAGTCACTCACCCCCCAGGgctgcttgtttggtttttttttttttttcttttggcaataTGGGGCAGCAGTTTTATCGGGTGCCATGCTTGGCTCATGCGCTCCCATGTCTGATGGAGGCTGGAGACAGCCCAGCTGATCCAAACCAAGTGGTCAACTGGCTCTTTATTGtactgcaaaaataaaggaGGAGTTCTGACTTCGCTGTCACTGTGTAGGAGTTTGCAAAGGCAGAGCAAAGAGGAGATCCTCCCCCGAAGAATTTATAGCGTGGCTTGAAAGTGAGGGTAAAAGGCACTCGGGGAAAGGAGAGCAGATGTTTCCAGCTGGGTTTCTAGAGGAGATAGGCAgtggaggagctgggctgcaagcagcagcatggctgtgGGGAGGAGCTGCCTGAGGCAGTGGGAAATGATGCTCCTGGGGCTCCCATCAAGCACAGTGGGGACCGTGGTCCTGGGCAGAAGCAGTGACCAGGAACCAGTGTGAGGTTTTGGGTTGGATGTGGTGTGTTTGAGAGGGGTGTCAGCCTGCATCTAAGAGAAAACGATTGAAATCctgaaaaaattaagaggaGCAGGTCCTATAGTTAGGGTTTCTCTGTCCTCTGCAGAAACTAGAGGCTACCCTGAAGGGCGACCTGCTGAAGTGCCAGAAGTGGCTGGAGGTGTACCTGGAGGTGGAGAAGCAGATGAAGATGTTCAAGAGCTGCCTGACCACACAGGAGATATTCAGCCAGCAGAAGAATGCCTGCCAGGGGCTGACCTACCGCCGCATCCCCATACCCGACTTCTGCGCTCCCAAGGAGCAGGTACCCCGGGGATGGCATGGTGCTGCTGTCTCCTTCCTAAGCCATTCCTC from Falco biarmicus isolate bFalBia1 chromosome 9, bFalBia1.pri, whole genome shotgun sequence encodes:
- the PALD1 gene encoding paladin isoform X2, encoding MGTTASAAQQAVSASPLESRVPGDGSMEDQRSLSIHSFQTLGLHNSKAKSIITNKVAPVVITYNCREEFQIHDDLLKANYTVGRISETMLEHYLVQGKYFMVRDVYGKLDVLNTTGSCGAPNFRQAKGGYAVFGMGQPSLNGFKLVLQKLQRGGHKECIFFCVREEPVVFLQLEGDFVSYTPRGKENLHENLQCLQRGLRAESLELAIRKEIHDFAQLSESVYYVYNDIECLRDEPHTVRVQCEEDIQVMEEVYRRPIFLLPSYRYHRLPLPAEGAPLEEQFDAFIHFLRESPSLLLRDPGRPPPALLFGCQTGVGRTNLAMAMGTLVLHHHRGASQKPDLPHPPKTSPRDRLRVIQTFIDMVPKGQQIVEEVDGAIVSCSEMHDMKEAIYEYKKKLEGIGEDYQIQGSSTKEYFLQRTLQSLERYFYLIAFNYYLHEQYPLGFALSFSRWMCRHPELYRLQAEMNLSELTVTGDLITRGTRVLVADERFCPDVLSTAKEMSVANFRRVPKMPVYGTAQPSSKTLGSVLRYLTDAKRKHSHIVWINLREEAVLEGNEQVYTLREPGHLEELIPVPAASPQQLEKLEATLKGDLLKCQKWLEVYLEVEKQMKMFKSCLTTQEIFSQQKNACQGLTYRRIPIPDFCAPKEQDFDRLLEAMKSALAEDSRAAFVFNCSSGRGRTTVAMVIAVLTLWHFNGIPEMSEEEIVSVPDAKYTKGEFEVVMKVVQLLPDGHRMKKEVDMALDTVSETMTPMHYHLREIIICTYRQKTIPVTSLPLFPALDSQDQHMGVPGPCPVSGPAVSNSPWQPGGKAR
- the PALD1 gene encoding paladin isoform X1, coding for MGTTASAAQQAVSASPLESRVPGDGSMEDQRSLSIHSFQTLGLHNSKAKSIITNKVAPVVITYNCREEFQIHDDLLKANYTVGRISETMLEHYLVQGKYFMVRDVYGKLDVLNTTGSCGAPNFRQAKGGYAVFGMGQPSLNGFKLVLQKLQRGGHKECIFFCVREEPVVFLQLEGDFVSYTPRGKENLHENLQCLQRGLRAESLELAIRKEIHDFAQLSESVYYVYNDIECLRDEPHTVRVQCEEDIQVMEEVYRRPIFLLPSYRYHRLPLPAEGAPLEEQFDAFIHFLRESPSLLLRDPGRPPPALLFGCQTGVGRTNLAMAMGTLVLHHHRGASQKPDLPHPPKTSPRDRLRVIQTFIDMVPKGQQIVEEVDGAIVSCSEMHDMKEAIYEYKKKLEGIGEDYQIQGSSTKEYFLQRTLQSLERYFYLIAFNYYLHEQYPLGFALSFSRWMCRHPELYRLQAEMNLSELTVTGDLITRGTRVLVADERFCPDVLSTAKEMSVANFRRVPKMPVYGTAQPSSKTLGSVLRYLTDAKRKHSHIVWINLREEAVLEGNEQVYTLREPGHLEELIPVPAASPQQLEKLEATLKGDLLKCQKWLEVYLEVEKQMKMFKSCLTTQEIFSQQKNACQGLTYRRIPIPDFCAPKEQDFDRLLEAMKSALAEDSRAAFVFNCSSGRGRTTVAMVIAVLTLWHFNGIPEMSEEEIVSVPDAKYTKGEFEVVMKVVQLLPDGHRMKKEVDMALDTVSETMTPMHYHLREIIICTYRQGKSGKDEKEMRTLQLRSLQYLERYIYLILFNAYLHLEKKDSWQRPFSLWMREVAAVAGVYEVLNQLGFPELESLEGKPLCTLRGRWQARGGTSRPFRGDFI